A genomic window from Candidatus Atribacteria bacterium ADurb.Bin276 includes:
- the ftsL_1 gene encoding Cell division protein FtsL, giving the protein MKNIAVFFLIFMVSMSFLYLLLQAEIVEKGFVLSLKKERIESLVANKDRIEIEISHLSSMDRIKEIATNKLGMVLPERTIFLAAADQKVQLKGSEAAVAEYRNETGLKR; this is encoded by the coding sequence TTGAAAAATATTGCCGTATTTTTTTTAATATTCATGGTGAGTATGTCTTTTTTGTATTTGTTACTGCAAGCTGAAATTGTCGAAAAAGGATTTGTTTTAAGTTTAAAGAAAGAACGAATAGAAAGCCTGGTTGCTAATAAAGATCGCATTGAAATTGAAATTTCTCATCTTTCGTCAATGGACCGAATTAAAGAAATTGCCACTAATAAATTAGGTATGGTTTTACCGGAGAGGACGATATTTCTCGCTGCTGCTGATCAAAAAGTTCAGCTTAAGGGGAGTGAGGCAGCGGTTGCAGAATATAGAAATGAAACGGGGTTGAAAAGATGA